In one window of Eubalaena glacialis isolate mEubGla1 chromosome 13, mEubGla1.1.hap2.+ XY, whole genome shotgun sequence DNA:
- the DCUN1D3 gene encoding DCN1-like protein 3, which translates to MGQCVTKCKNPSSTLGSKNGDRDPSSKSHGRRGAGHREEQLPACGKPGGDILVNGTKKAEAATETCQLPTSSGDAGREPRSNAEESSLQRLEELFRRYKDEREDAILEEGMERFCNDLCVDPTEFRVLLLAWKFQAATMCKFTRKEFFDGCKAISADSIDGICARFPSLLTEAKQEDKFKDLYRFTFQFGLDSEEGQRSLHREIAIALWKLVFTQNNPPVLDQWLNFLTENPSGIKGISRDTWNMFLNFTQVIGPDLSNYSEDEAWPSLFDTFVEWEMERRKREGEGRGALSSGPEGLCPEEQT; encoded by the exons ATGGGCCAGTGTGTCACCAAGTGCAAGAATCCCTCATCAACTCTGGGTAGCAAGAATGGAGACCGTGACCCCAGCAGCAAGTCACACGGGAGGCGGGGTGCAGGCCACCGTGAGGAACAGCTGCCAGCCTGTGGCAAGCCAGGTGGGGATATCCTTGTCAATGGGACCAAGAAGGCAGAGGCTGCTACTGAGACTTGCCAGCTGCCAACATCCTCAGGAGATGCTGGGAGGGAGCCCAGGTCAAATGCCGAGGAGTCTTCCTTGCAGAGGTTGGAAGAACTGTTCAGGCGCTATAAGGATGAGCGGGAGGATGCAATTTTGGAGGAAGGCATGGAGCGCTTTTGCAATGACCTATGTGTGGACCCCACGGAATTTCGAGTGCTGCTCTTGGCTTGGAAGTTCCAGGCTGCTACCATGTGCAAATTCACCAG GAAGGAGTTTTTTGATGGCTGCAAAGCAATAAGTGCAGACAGCATTGATGGGATCTGTGCACGGTTCCCTAGCCTCTTAACAGAAGCCAAACaagaggataaattcaaggatCTCTACCGGTTTACATTTCAGTTCGGCCTGGACTCTGAAGAAGGGCAGCGGTCACTGCATCGGGAAATAGCCATTGCCCTGTGGAAACTAGTCTTTACCCAGAACAATCCTCCAGTATTGGACCAGTGGCTAAACTTCCTAACAGAGAACCCCTCGGGGATCAAGGGCATCTCCAGGGACACTTGGAACATGTTCCTTAACTTCACTCAGGTGATTGGCCCTGACCTCAGCAACTACAGTGAAGATGAGGCCTGGCCAAGTCTCTTTGATACCTTTGTGGAGTGGGAAATGGAGcgaaggaaaagagaaggggaagggagaggtgcACTCAGCTCAGGGCCCGAGGGCTTATGTCCCGAGGAGCAGACTTAG